Proteins encoded by one window of Vanacampus margaritifer isolate UIUO_Vmar chromosome 17, RoL_Vmar_1.0, whole genome shotgun sequence:
- the ubp1 gene encoding upstream-binding protein 1 isoform X2 — protein sequence MFGPPYRAGLSLLRGVEATAAGRDTMLFWQSCTENFRAPLQQRRDGNHRRDVLALPIFKQEDSSLPLESESKNPPFQYVLCAATSPAVKLHDETLTYLNQGQSYEVRMLDNRKPGELPELTNKMVKSTVRVVFHDRRLQYTEHQQLEGWKWNRPGDRLLDIDIPMSVGIVEPKTHPSQLNAAEFLWDLNKRASVFVQVHCISTEFTPRKHGGEKGVPFRIQIDTFAPGDAGDYAEHLHSASCQIKVFKPKGADRKQKTDREKMEKRSAQEKEKYQPSYDTTILSEQTRLEPIIEEAGDHELKKSSKRTLPSDCGDSLAKRGSCSPWPDSAYVAPNQAATPSFTSTPLSTYATATTTTTTSSLPDSDSSSPNHQAEPGGHASTEQLSPAASIQDTQKWLLKNRFNSYARLFTHFSGSDLLKLTRDDLVQICGPADGIRLFNALKSKSVRPRLTVYVCQESPQHSPLLERHAASENGEQGVSPSLHVYHALYLEELTAAELIRKMAGVCGLPLGTINQVYRQGPTGIHILLSDQMVYNLTDESCFVISTVKDEQGEGLHLILK from the exons ATGTTCGGACCTCCGTACCGGGCCGGCTTGAGTTTGCTACGGGGAGTTGAGGCCACTGCCGCGGGACGGGACACGATGTTGTTCTGGCAGTCCTGCACCGAAAACTTCCGCGCACCGTTGCAGCAGCGACGCGACGGAAATCACCGACG TGATGTGCTGGCCCTGCCCATCTTCAAGCAGGAAGACTCCAGCCTCCCCCTCGAGAGCGAGAGCAAGAACCCTCCATTCCAGTACGTGCTGTGCGCCGCCACCTCGCCCGCCGTCAAGCTGCACGACGAGACGCTCACGTACCTCAACCAAG GCCAGTCTTACGAGGTGCGCATGTTGGACAACCGCAAGCCTGGCGAGTTACCGGAACTCACCAACAAGATGGTGAAG AGCACGGTGCGCGTGGTGTTCCACGACCGGCGGCTCCAGTACACGGAACACCAGCAGCTGGAGGGATGGAAGTGGAATCGTCCCGGCGACCGTTTACTGGATATCG ATATTCCCATGTCGGTGGGCATCGTGGAGCCCAAGACGCACCCCTCCCAGCTCAACGCGGCAGAGTTCCTGTGGGACTTGAATAAGAGAGCGTCCGTCTTCGTGCAG GTTCACTGCATCAGCACCGAGTTCACGCCGCGCAAGCACGGCGGCGAGAAGGGCGTCCCCTTCAGGATCCAGATTGACACGTTCGCACCCGGGGACGCCGGCGACTACGCCGAGCACCTGCACTCGGCCTCCTGCCAAATCAAAGTCTTCAAG CCAAAAGGGGCAGACCGCAAGCAGAAGACGGACCGCGAGAAGATGGAGAAGCGCAGCGCTCAGGAGAAGGAGAAGTACCAGCCTTCGTACGATACCACTATCCTGTCAGAG CAGACAAGACTGGAGCCCATCATCGAGGAAGCGGGCGACCACGAGCTGAAGAAGTCCAGCAAGCGGACGCTCCCGTCCGACTGCGGCGACTCTTTGGCCAAGAGAGGCAGC TGTTCCCCGTGGCCGGACAGCGCCTACGTGGCCCCCAACCAGGCAGCTACTCCCTCCTTCACGTCCACGCCTCTCTCCACCTACGCcaccgccaccaccaccaccaccacctcctcgCTACCCGACAG CGACTCGTCCTCGCCCAATCACCAGGCGGAACCCGGCGGCCATGCCAGTACAGAG CAGTTGAGTCCCGCCGCGTCCATTCAGGACACACAAAAATGGCTGCTGAAAAACCGATTCAACTCCTACGCGCGACTCTTCACTCACTTCTcag GTTCTGATTTGTTAAAGCTAACCCGGGACGACCTGGTCCAGATCTGCGGTCCCGCAGATGGAATCCGACTCTTCAATGCACTCAAATCAAA GTCCGTGCGTCCCCGCTTGACCGTGTACGTGTGTCAGGAATCCCCTCAGCACAGCCCCCTGCTGGAGAGACACGCCGCCAGCGAAAATGGCGAACAGGGCGTCTCGCCCAGTTTGCACG TCTACCACGCTCTGTACCTGGAGGAGCTGACGGCGGCCGAGCTGATCCGCAAGATGGCCGGCGTGTGCGGCCTCCCGCTGGGGACCATCAACCAGGTGTACAGACAAGGACCCACCGGCATCCACATCCTGCTCAGCGACCAG
- the ubp1 gene encoding upstream-binding protein 1 isoform X1, protein MAWVLKIDDATIESGLVHDFDASLSGIGQELGAAAYSMSDVLALPIFKQEDSSLPLESESKNPPFQYVLCAATSPAVKLHDETLTYLNQGQSYEVRMLDNRKPGELPELTNKMVKSTVRVVFHDRRLQYTEHQQLEGWKWNRPGDRLLDIGKRALQRRHYLDVVIVNACACVTDIPMSVGIVEPKTHPSQLNAAEFLWDLNKRASVFVQVHCISTEFTPRKHGGEKGVPFRIQIDTFAPGDAGDYAEHLHSASCQIKVFKPKGADRKQKTDREKMEKRSAQEKEKYQPSYDTTILSEQTRLEPIIEEAGDHELKKSSKRTLPSDCGDSLAKRGSCSPWPDSAYVAPNQAATPSFTSTPLSTYATATTTTTTSSLPDSDSSSPNHQAEPGGHASTEQLSPAASIQDTQKWLLKNRFNSYARLFTHFSGSDLLKLTRDDLVQICGPADGIRLFNALKSKSVRPRLTVYVCQESPQHSPLLERHAASENGEQGVSPSLHVYHALYLEELTAAELIRKMAGVCGLPLGTINQVYRQGPTGIHILLSDQMVYNLTDESCFVISTVKDEQGEGLHLILK, encoded by the exons ATGGCCTGGGTGCTCAAAATCGATGACGCCACCATCGAGTCGGGGCTGGTGCACGACTTCGACGCTAGCCTGTCGGGCATCGGCCAGGAGCTGGGGGCGGCAGCCTACAGCATGAG TGATGTGCTGGCCCTGCCCATCTTCAAGCAGGAAGACTCCAGCCTCCCCCTCGAGAGCGAGAGCAAGAACCCTCCATTCCAGTACGTGCTGTGCGCCGCCACCTCGCCCGCCGTCAAGCTGCACGACGAGACGCTCACGTACCTCAACCAAG GCCAGTCTTACGAGGTGCGCATGTTGGACAACCGCAAGCCTGGCGAGTTACCGGAACTCACCAACAAGATGGTGAAG AGCACGGTGCGCGTGGTGTTCCACGACCGGCGGCTCCAGTACACGGAACACCAGCAGCTGGAGGGATGGAAGTGGAATCGTCCCGGCGACCGTTTACTGGATATCGGTAAGCGCGCGCTGCAGCGACGTCACTATTTGGATGTTGTGATTGtgaatgcgtgtgcgtgtgtgacagATATTCCCATGTCGGTGGGCATCGTGGAGCCCAAGACGCACCCCTCCCAGCTCAACGCGGCAGAGTTCCTGTGGGACTTGAATAAGAGAGCGTCCGTCTTCGTGCAG GTTCACTGCATCAGCACCGAGTTCACGCCGCGCAAGCACGGCGGCGAGAAGGGCGTCCCCTTCAGGATCCAGATTGACACGTTCGCACCCGGGGACGCCGGCGACTACGCCGAGCACCTGCACTCGGCCTCCTGCCAAATCAAAGTCTTCAAG CCAAAAGGGGCAGACCGCAAGCAGAAGACGGACCGCGAGAAGATGGAGAAGCGCAGCGCTCAGGAGAAGGAGAAGTACCAGCCTTCGTACGATACCACTATCCTGTCAGAG CAGACAAGACTGGAGCCCATCATCGAGGAAGCGGGCGACCACGAGCTGAAGAAGTCCAGCAAGCGGACGCTCCCGTCCGACTGCGGCGACTCTTTGGCCAAGAGAGGCAGC TGTTCCCCGTGGCCGGACAGCGCCTACGTGGCCCCCAACCAGGCAGCTACTCCCTCCTTCACGTCCACGCCTCTCTCCACCTACGCcaccgccaccaccaccaccaccacctcctcgCTACCCGACAG CGACTCGTCCTCGCCCAATCACCAGGCGGAACCCGGCGGCCATGCCAGTACAGAG CAGTTGAGTCCCGCCGCGTCCATTCAGGACACACAAAAATGGCTGCTGAAAAACCGATTCAACTCCTACGCGCGACTCTTCACTCACTTCTcag GTTCTGATTTGTTAAAGCTAACCCGGGACGACCTGGTCCAGATCTGCGGTCCCGCAGATGGAATCCGACTCTTCAATGCACTCAAATCAAA GTCCGTGCGTCCCCGCTTGACCGTGTACGTGTGTCAGGAATCCCCTCAGCACAGCCCCCTGCTGGAGAGACACGCCGCCAGCGAAAATGGCGAACAGGGCGTCTCGCCCAGTTTGCACG TCTACCACGCTCTGTACCTGGAGGAGCTGACGGCGGCCGAGCTGATCCGCAAGATGGCCGGCGTGTGCGGCCTCCCGCTGGGGACCATCAACCAGGTGTACAGACAAGGACCCACCGGCATCCACATCCTGCTCAGCGACCAG
- the ubp1 gene encoding upstream-binding protein 1 isoform X3: MAWVLKIDDATIESGLVHDFDASLSGIGQELGAAAYSMSDVLALPIFKQEDSSLPLESESKNPPFQYVLCAATSPAVKLHDETLTYLNQGQSYEVRMLDNRKPGELPELTNKMVKSTVRVVFHDRRLQYTEHQQLEGWKWNRPGDRLLDIDIPMSVGIVEPKTHPSQLNAAEFLWDLNKRASVFVQVHCISTEFTPRKHGGEKGVPFRIQIDTFAPGDAGDYAEHLHSASCQIKVFKPKGADRKQKTDREKMEKRSAQEKEKYQPSYDTTILSETRLEPIIEEAGDHELKKSSKRTLPSDCGDSLAKRGSCSPWPDSAYVAPNQAATPSFTSTPLSTYATATTTTTTSSLPDSDSSSPNHQAEPGGHASTEQLSPAASIQDTQKWLLKNRFNSYARLFTHFSGSDLLKLTRDDLVQICGPADGIRLFNALKSKSVRPRLTVYVCQESPQHSPLLERHAASENGEQGVSPSLHVYHALYLEELTAAELIRKMAGVCGLPLGTINQVYRQGPTGIHILLSDQMVYNLTDESCFVISTVKDEQGEGLHLILK, from the exons ATGGCCTGGGTGCTCAAAATCGATGACGCCACCATCGAGTCGGGGCTGGTGCACGACTTCGACGCTAGCCTGTCGGGCATCGGCCAGGAGCTGGGGGCGGCAGCCTACAGCATGAG TGATGTGCTGGCCCTGCCCATCTTCAAGCAGGAAGACTCCAGCCTCCCCCTCGAGAGCGAGAGCAAGAACCCTCCATTCCAGTACGTGCTGTGCGCCGCCACCTCGCCCGCCGTCAAGCTGCACGACGAGACGCTCACGTACCTCAACCAAG GCCAGTCTTACGAGGTGCGCATGTTGGACAACCGCAAGCCTGGCGAGTTACCGGAACTCACCAACAAGATGGTGAAG AGCACGGTGCGCGTGGTGTTCCACGACCGGCGGCTCCAGTACACGGAACACCAGCAGCTGGAGGGATGGAAGTGGAATCGTCCCGGCGACCGTTTACTGGATATCG ATATTCCCATGTCGGTGGGCATCGTGGAGCCCAAGACGCACCCCTCCCAGCTCAACGCGGCAGAGTTCCTGTGGGACTTGAATAAGAGAGCGTCCGTCTTCGTGCAG GTTCACTGCATCAGCACCGAGTTCACGCCGCGCAAGCACGGCGGCGAGAAGGGCGTCCCCTTCAGGATCCAGATTGACACGTTCGCACCCGGGGACGCCGGCGACTACGCCGAGCACCTGCACTCGGCCTCCTGCCAAATCAAAGTCTTCAAG CCAAAAGGGGCAGACCGCAAGCAGAAGACGGACCGCGAGAAGATGGAGAAGCGCAGCGCTCAGGAGAAGGAGAAGTACCAGCCTTCGTACGATACCACTATCCTGTCAGAG ACAAGACTGGAGCCCATCATCGAGGAAGCGGGCGACCACGAGCTGAAGAAGTCCAGCAAGCGGACGCTCCCGTCCGACTGCGGCGACTCTTTGGCCAAGAGAGGCAGC TGTTCCCCGTGGCCGGACAGCGCCTACGTGGCCCCCAACCAGGCAGCTACTCCCTCCTTCACGTCCACGCCTCTCTCCACCTACGCcaccgccaccaccaccaccaccacctcctcgCTACCCGACAG CGACTCGTCCTCGCCCAATCACCAGGCGGAACCCGGCGGCCATGCCAGTACAGAG CAGTTGAGTCCCGCCGCGTCCATTCAGGACACACAAAAATGGCTGCTGAAAAACCGATTCAACTCCTACGCGCGACTCTTCACTCACTTCTcag GTTCTGATTTGTTAAAGCTAACCCGGGACGACCTGGTCCAGATCTGCGGTCCCGCAGATGGAATCCGACTCTTCAATGCACTCAAATCAAA GTCCGTGCGTCCCCGCTTGACCGTGTACGTGTGTCAGGAATCCCCTCAGCACAGCCCCCTGCTGGAGAGACACGCCGCCAGCGAAAATGGCGAACAGGGCGTCTCGCCCAGTTTGCACG TCTACCACGCTCTGTACCTGGAGGAGCTGACGGCGGCCGAGCTGATCCGCAAGATGGCCGGCGTGTGCGGCCTCCCGCTGGGGACCATCAACCAGGTGTACAGACAAGGACCCACCGGCATCCACATCCTGCTCAGCGACCAG